A single Clavibacter nebraskensis NCPPB 2581 DNA region contains:
- a CDS encoding App1 family protein, giving the protein MAPSSKKKKHATRTLLESPAAAPVLHRAARIEDRIHEIREGRARKRGLKPTVMPYAGYGSVRWVRVLCRVLLTDPKSKRALAGDKVVRGWRSFTSVPLTDVDVVVEIDGTEHHVRADRGGVVDQVVEASLPSGWHTIRIRAKGSETVEAPVFIVGDDVRTGILSDIDDTVMVTALPRPFLAAWNTFVLDEHARTPTPGMAVLYERLRLQHEGAPVLYLSTGAWNVAPTLTRFLSRNLYPPGPILLTDWGPTVDRWFRSGMEHKRNNLRRLAEEFPHVKWILAGDDGQHDELLYGEFAVQHPDNVEVVLIRQLSAGEAVLAGGRAKAEKRALDSPIPWVYAPDGASLLAQLDDLGLADDSGTRIGT; this is encoded by the coding sequence GTGGCCCCCTCCTCGAAGAAGAAGAAGCACGCGACCCGCACGCTCCTCGAGTCACCGGCCGCCGCCCCCGTGCTGCACCGGGCGGCGCGCATCGAGGACCGCATCCACGAGATCCGCGAGGGCCGCGCCCGGAAGCGGGGGCTCAAGCCCACCGTCATGCCGTACGCCGGCTACGGATCCGTGCGCTGGGTCCGCGTCCTCTGCCGCGTGCTCCTCACCGACCCGAAGAGCAAGCGCGCGCTGGCCGGCGACAAGGTCGTCCGCGGCTGGCGGAGCTTCACAAGCGTGCCGCTCACCGACGTGGACGTCGTCGTCGAGATCGACGGCACCGAGCACCACGTGCGGGCCGACCGCGGCGGCGTCGTCGACCAGGTCGTCGAGGCGAGCCTGCCGAGCGGCTGGCACACGATCCGCATCCGGGCGAAGGGGTCCGAGACCGTCGAGGCGCCCGTCTTCATCGTGGGCGACGACGTGCGCACCGGGATCCTGAGCGACATCGACGACACCGTCATGGTCACCGCGCTCCCCCGGCCGTTCCTCGCCGCCTGGAACACGTTCGTGCTCGACGAGCACGCGCGCACGCCCACCCCCGGCATGGCCGTGCTCTACGAGCGCCTGCGCCTGCAGCACGAGGGCGCGCCCGTCCTCTACCTCTCCACGGGAGCGTGGAACGTCGCGCCGACGCTCACGCGGTTCCTGTCGCGCAACCTGTATCCGCCGGGGCCGATCCTCCTCACCGACTGGGGCCCCACCGTCGACCGGTGGTTCCGCAGCGGCATGGAGCACAAGCGCAACAACCTGCGGCGCCTCGCGGAGGAGTTCCCGCACGTGAAGTGGATCCTCGCGGGCGACGACGGCCAGCACGACGAGCTGCTCTACGGCGAGTTCGCGGTGCAGCACCCCGACAACGTGGAGGTCGTCCTCATCCGGCAGCTCTCGGCGGGCGAGGCCGTTCTCGCGGGCGGACGGGCGAAGGCGGAGAAGCGCGCCCTCGACAGCCCGATCCCGTGGGTCTACGCCCCGGACGGCGCGAGCCTGCTCGCCCAGCTCGACGACCTCGGCCT
- a CDS encoding SOS response-associated peptidase, whose amino-acid sequence MTRILARATTADDLVGLLDVDHAGDAIAAPSWRIVPGQRVAVLVDTLPRRAEGDTEDQVPVRRLESARWGLVPAGSSGPDQGPPLAELPAEQLASRPELLQALVSRRAAVPVSGYYEHHETDDGLRTPYLVGAGEGTVLLAALYEWWRDPSRAADDPARWVLSCAVLTRPSTGTVEALAERMPVVLSPDVVEEWLDPTAEGSPDLLRAVAAQAEDVVEELAIDEVGPGIDQGAPDTAELARPV is encoded by the coding sequence ATGACGCGCATCCTCGCCCGGGCCACGACCGCCGACGACCTGGTCGGGCTGCTCGACGTCGATCACGCGGGCGACGCCATCGCCGCCCCCTCCTGGCGCATCGTCCCCGGCCAGCGCGTGGCGGTCCTGGTCGACACCCTGCCGCGCCGGGCGGAGGGCGACACGGAGGACCAGGTGCCCGTGCGGCGCCTCGAGTCGGCCAGGTGGGGCCTCGTGCCCGCGGGATCGTCCGGGCCGGACCAGGGGCCGCCGCTGGCGGAGCTCCCCGCCGAGCAGCTCGCCTCCCGGCCGGAGCTCCTGCAGGCGCTCGTGTCGCGCCGCGCGGCGGTCCCGGTGTCGGGATACTACGAGCACCACGAGACCGACGACGGGCTCCGCACCCCCTACCTCGTCGGCGCGGGCGAGGGCACCGTGCTCCTCGCGGCGCTGTACGAGTGGTGGCGGGATCCCTCGCGCGCCGCCGACGACCCGGCCCGCTGGGTGCTGAGCTGCGCCGTGCTCACACGGCCGTCGACCGGCACGGTGGAGGCGCTCGCGGAGCGGATGCCGGTCGTGCTCTCCCCCGACGTCGTCGAGGAGTGGCTCGACCCCACGGCCGAGGGCTCCCCCGACCTGCTGCGCGCCGTCGCCGCGCAGGCGGAGGACGTGGTCGAGGAGCTCGCGATCGACGAGGTCGGGCCCGGGATCGACCAGGGCGCGCCGGACACGGCGGAGCTCGCCCGACCCGTGTGA
- a CDS encoding ABC transporter permease: protein MNWVIANIQTVLDLAVAHVALAAPPIILGLLLSLPLGWLANRYTRARGLLLTAGGLLYTIPSIALILVVPGLIGTSLLDPRNIVIALTVYAVALMVRITTDALASVPADVKQSATAMGYAGWARFWRVELPLAGPVLLAGLRVVSVSTVSMVTVGSLIGVQSLGTMILSGYRRSFYTEILTGVVGILVIALVFDLVLVLLGRALMPWSRSTSSRARRRSSAAADAIAVTGGLP from the coding sequence GTGAACTGGGTCATCGCCAACATCCAGACGGTGCTCGACCTGGCCGTCGCGCACGTGGCGCTGGCCGCGCCGCCCATCATCCTGGGGCTGCTCCTGTCCCTCCCGCTGGGCTGGCTCGCGAACCGGTACACCCGGGCCCGCGGCCTCCTGCTCACGGCGGGCGGGCTGCTCTACACGATCCCGTCCATCGCGTTGATCCTCGTGGTGCCCGGGCTCATCGGCACCTCGCTGCTGGACCCCCGCAACATCGTGATCGCGCTGACGGTCTACGCCGTCGCGCTCATGGTGCGCATCACCACGGACGCGCTCGCCTCGGTGCCCGCGGACGTGAAGCAGTCGGCCACCGCCATGGGCTACGCCGGCTGGGCACGCTTCTGGCGCGTGGAGCTCCCGCTCGCCGGGCCCGTGCTGCTGGCGGGCCTCCGCGTCGTCTCCGTGAGCACGGTGAGCATGGTGACGGTCGGCTCGCTCATCGGCGTGCAGAGCCTCGGCACCATGATCCTCAGCGGCTACCGGAGGTCCTTCTACACCGAGATCCTCACCGGCGTCGTCGGCATCCTCGTCATCGCCCTGGTGTTCGACCTGGTCCTCGTGCTGCTCGGCCGCGCGCTGATGCCCTGGTCGCGCTCGACGTCCAGCCGGGCCCGTCGGCGTAGCTCCGCCGCGGCGGACGCCATCGCCGTGACCGGAGGCCTGCCGTGA
- a CDS encoding ABC transporter permease: MNLFAEAFDLIFDASRWSGSTGTGVRLVEHLSYTFLAIFLAALVAVPAGLYIGHTGRGRTIAVSLSGGFRALPTLGVLVIFGLVFGIGLTGPMITFAILGIPPLLAGVYAGLQAVDRATVDAARAVGMTEWQILGKVEIPLALPLIISGFRAATLQVISTVTLGAYLGLGGLGPDIFTGLTTRNYPLMVSASILVTVLALVVDGVLAIVQRLVVPRGVVAAAGRPSDSVRASSRPAVSITS, from the coding sequence GTGAACCTGTTCGCCGAGGCGTTCGACCTCATCTTCGACGCGAGCCGCTGGAGCGGCTCGACCGGCACGGGCGTCCGGCTGGTGGAGCACCTCTCCTACACGTTCCTCGCCATCTTCCTGGCCGCGCTCGTCGCGGTCCCCGCCGGGCTCTACATCGGCCACACCGGGCGCGGACGCACGATCGCCGTCTCGCTCTCCGGCGGGTTCCGGGCCCTCCCCACGCTCGGCGTCCTCGTGATCTTCGGCCTGGTGTTCGGAATCGGGCTCACCGGCCCGATGATCACCTTCGCGATCCTCGGGATCCCGCCGCTGCTCGCCGGCGTCTACGCCGGGCTGCAGGCCGTCGACCGGGCGACCGTCGACGCCGCCCGCGCCGTCGGGATGACGGAGTGGCAGATCCTCGGGAAGGTCGAGATCCCGCTGGCCCTGCCGCTCATCATCAGCGGCTTCCGGGCCGCGACCCTGCAGGTCATCAGCACCGTGACCCTGGGCGCCTACCTCGGGCTCGGCGGCCTCGGGCCCGACATCTTCACCGGCCTCACGACGCGCAACTACCCGCTCATGGTGTCCGCATCCATCCTCGTCACCGTCCTCGCGCTGGTCGTGGACGGCGTGCTCGCGATCGTCCAGCGCCTCGTCGTCCCCCGGGGCGTCGTCGCCGCGGCGGGCCGTCCCTCCGACTCCGTCCGTGCCTCGTCGAGGCCGGCGGTCAGCATCACCTCCTGA
- a CDS encoding ABC transporter substrate-binding protein, translating into MSLSISRRVLLGTVAVGTAMALAGCASGDPTDPTGGQSASAAPTDTISVGSAAFGENVILAEVYAQALEANDVKVTRNLQIGEREVYLKALEEGSIDLIPEYTGNLLAAYDADSTATSSDDVYSALGDALPDGFEVLDESPAEDKDSYNVTKEYSAANGVTSLSDLKGKTVRVGGGAVLGEREYGIPGLTGTYGIDASLVTIEDQGGPNTVKALLDGQVDMANIYSTTPSILDNGFVTLQDPENLIKAQNVVPLVKTAKMNPDVTAILDKVSAALTTEDLTEMNRRNQGDEKAEPAAIAADWLKEKALF; encoded by the coding sequence ATGTCCCTCAGCATCTCCCGCCGGGTCCTCCTCGGCACCGTCGCGGTCGGCACCGCGATGGCCCTCGCCGGCTGCGCGTCCGGCGACCCCACCGACCCGACCGGCGGCCAGTCCGCCTCCGCCGCGCCCACCGACACCATCTCCGTCGGCTCCGCGGCCTTCGGCGAGAACGTCATCCTCGCCGAGGTCTACGCGCAGGCCCTCGAGGCCAACGACGTGAAGGTCACGCGCAACCTGCAGATCGGCGAGCGCGAGGTCTACCTCAAGGCGCTCGAGGAGGGGTCCATCGACCTCATCCCCGAGTACACGGGCAACCTGCTCGCCGCCTACGACGCCGACTCGACGGCCACCTCCAGCGACGACGTCTACTCCGCCCTCGGCGACGCCCTGCCGGACGGCTTCGAGGTGCTCGACGAGTCGCCCGCCGAGGACAAGGACTCGTACAACGTCACGAAGGAGTACTCGGCGGCCAACGGCGTCACGAGCCTCTCCGACCTCAAGGGCAAGACCGTCCGCGTCGGCGGCGGCGCGGTGCTGGGCGAGCGCGAGTACGGGATCCCCGGCCTCACGGGCACCTACGGCATCGACGCGAGCCTCGTCACCATCGAGGACCAGGGCGGCCCCAACACCGTCAAGGCGCTCCTCGACGGCCAGGTCGACATGGCGAACATCTACTCGACCACCCCGTCGATCCTTGACAACGGCTTCGTCACGCTCCAGGATCCCGAGAACCTCATCAAGGCGCAGAACGTCGTGCCGCTCGTCAAGACCGCGAAGATGAACCCCGACGTCACGGCCATCCTCGACAAGGTGTCAGCTGCGCTGACCACCGAGGACCTCACCGAGATGAACCGCCGCAACCAGGGCGACGAGAAGGCCGAGCCGGCCGCGATCGCCGCCGACTGGCTGAAGGAGAAGGCCCTCTTCTAG
- a CDS encoding DUF3618 domain-containing protein, with protein MAKKKSPTGEVSVIGAVTTVAREVRKHKAVAESAPHGQGANIPPAPKRSPEELKHDIQAGRDELARTVRELETALDVPARASELKADARARARAVRDDVTTRVRATGRDVARRTRAFTKKDPAVAASIGVGAVAVVLAVGAAVVSGGRR; from the coding sequence ATGGCCAAGAAGAAGTCCCCGACCGGCGAGGTGAGCGTCATCGGCGCCGTCACCACGGTCGCCCGCGAGGTCCGCAAGCACAAGGCGGTCGCCGAGTCGGCGCCGCACGGCCAGGGCGCGAACATCCCGCCCGCGCCCAAGCGCAGCCCCGAGGAGCTGAAGCACGACATCCAGGCCGGCCGCGACGAGCTCGCGCGCACCGTCCGGGAGCTCGAGACGGCGCTCGACGTGCCGGCCCGCGCCTCCGAGCTGAAGGCCGACGCCCGTGCCCGGGCCCGTGCCGTCCGCGACGACGTCACGACGCGCGTCCGCGCGACCGGACGCGACGTCGCGCGCCGCACGCGCGCGTTCACGAAGAAGGACCCGGCCGTCGCCGCGTCGATCGGCGTGGGTGCCGTCGCCGTCGTGCTCGCGGTCGGCGCCGCCGTCGTCTCCGGCGGCCGACGCTGA
- a CDS encoding type III polyketide synthase, protein MIASIRSIATALPPTVLAQDGVRDLFGSQPELGRLGTRLVSAAFNASGIRTRHTVIGELGTAPGMAGADAPADAADGEPVFYDRTTGRILTPGTGARNDTYIREAPALLLGAARQAVDEAAGIEAADVTHVVTVSCTGFYAPGPDYQVVRGLGLGASTHRFHLGFMGCYGAFPALRMAAQFCAADPDAVVLVVCVELCSLHLHSSDDADTIVASSVFGDGAAAAVVTARPAPAGSTVLDLEAFETVLTPVGEDDMAWTIGDQGFDMILSSYVPKIIDEHITGALEPLWAQVPALQGVAPAAIEDWAIHPGGRSILDRVEDRLALAPAQLEASRSTLAEVGNMSSATVLFVLRRILHGTPPADVPGRPDVAEPAPIPASGPGAGRVCAMAFGPGLTVEAALMTRRTI, encoded by the coding sequence CTGATCGCCTCCATCCGGTCGATCGCCACGGCCCTGCCGCCGACGGTCCTCGCGCAGGACGGCGTGCGCGACCTCTTCGGCAGCCAGCCCGAGCTCGGGCGGCTCGGCACGCGGCTCGTGTCCGCGGCCTTCAACGCGTCGGGGATCCGCACGCGCCACACGGTGATCGGCGAGCTCGGCACCGCGCCGGGCATGGCGGGAGCCGACGCGCCCGCCGACGCCGCCGACGGCGAGCCCGTCTTCTACGACCGGACCACCGGCCGGATCCTCACCCCCGGCACCGGCGCACGCAACGACACGTACATCCGCGAGGCCCCCGCCCTGCTGCTCGGGGCGGCGCGCCAGGCGGTCGACGAGGCAGCGGGGATCGAGGCGGCCGACGTCACGCACGTCGTCACCGTCTCCTGCACGGGCTTCTACGCGCCCGGCCCCGATTACCAGGTCGTGCGGGGCCTCGGCCTCGGCGCCTCCACCCATCGCTTCCACCTCGGCTTCATGGGCTGCTACGGCGCCTTTCCGGCGCTCCGCATGGCCGCGCAGTTCTGCGCCGCCGACCCGGACGCCGTCGTCCTCGTCGTGTGCGTGGAGCTCTGCTCCCTGCACCTGCACTCGTCGGACGACGCCGACACCATCGTCGCCTCGTCGGTCTTCGGCGACGGGGCGGCGGCCGCCGTCGTCACCGCGCGGCCCGCCCCTGCCGGCTCCACCGTGCTCGACCTCGAGGCGTTCGAGACCGTCCTCACGCCCGTGGGCGAGGACGACATGGCGTGGACCATCGGTGACCAGGGGTTCGACATGATCCTGTCGAGCTACGTGCCGAAGATCATCGACGAGCACATCACGGGCGCGCTGGAGCCGCTGTGGGCGCAGGTGCCCGCGCTCCAGGGCGTCGCCCCGGCGGCGATCGAGGACTGGGCGATCCACCCCGGCGGCCGCAGCATCCTCGACCGGGTCGAGGACCGGCTGGCGCTCGCGCCCGCGCAGCTGGAGGCCTCGCGGTCGACGCTCGCGGAGGTGGGCAACATGTCGAGCGCGACGGTGCTGTTCGTGCTCCGGCGGATCCTGCACGGGACGCCGCCGGCCGACGTGCCCGGCCGCCCCGACGTCGCGGAGCCCGCGCCGATACCGGCGTCCGGGCCCGGCGCGGGACGCGTGTGCGCCATGGCGTTCGGCCCCGGTCTCACGGTGGAGGCGGCGCTCATGACCCGCCGGACCATCTGA
- a CDS encoding methyltransferase domain-containing protein: MDLSRRDTELIELMDDPSCDPATLDLTYARFGIVNRVVAGWRGVYRSRIRPLLSAERETTLLDIGSGGGDVPLALARWARRDGLRLHVTGIDPDPRAAAFARARPRDPDVEFLAASSAELAADGRRFDLVTSNHVLHHLDAAAFDALLADSAALAPRAIHSDIARGRLAYALYGPASRLVARGSFVHVDGLRSIRRSWTPVELALRVPAGWRVEGAVPFRVLVVRDPAAGGAGPADRTGR; the protein is encoded by the coding sequence ATGGACCTGTCCCGGCGCGACACGGAGCTCATCGAGCTCATGGACGACCCGTCGTGCGACCCCGCGACGCTCGACCTCACCTACGCGCGGTTCGGGATCGTCAACAGGGTGGTCGCGGGGTGGCGCGGGGTCTACCGGTCCCGCATCCGCCCGCTGCTGTCCGCCGAGCGGGAGACGACGCTCCTCGACATCGGCTCGGGCGGCGGCGACGTGCCGCTCGCCCTCGCGCGATGGGCGCGCCGCGACGGGCTGCGGCTGCACGTCACGGGCATCGACCCGGATCCGCGGGCCGCCGCCTTCGCGCGCGCCCGGCCGCGGGACCCCGACGTCGAGTTCCTCGCCGCGTCGAGCGCCGAGCTCGCCGCCGATGGCCGCCGGTTCGACCTCGTGACGAGCAACCACGTGCTGCACCACCTCGACGCCGCCGCCTTCGACGCCCTCCTCGCCGACTCGGCCGCGCTCGCCCCGCGGGCGATCCACAGCGACATCGCGCGCGGCCGGCTCGCCTACGCCCTCTACGGCCCGGCCTCCCGGCTCGTCGCGCGCGGCTCCTTCGTGCACGTCGACGGGCTCCGGTCGATCCGCCGCAGCTGGACCCCCGTGGAGCTCGCCCTCCGGGTGCCGGCGGGTTGGCGCGTCGAGGGCGCCGTGCCGTTCCGCGTGCTCGTGGTGCGCGACCCGGCCGCGGGCGGCGCCGGGCCCGCCGACCGCACCGGCCGATGA